The Henckelia pumila isolate YLH828 chromosome 2, ASM3356847v2, whole genome shotgun sequence genome includes a window with the following:
- the LOC140878979 gene encoding ABC transporter F family member 3-like, which produces MDEEKEAPKKKPEPVDGPLLTEHDKMKIERRKRKEERQREDFLLSFRTHESALFLIFTFFSSCTISNTLRGNGSSLSRHAFCLVGRNGTGKTTFLRYMAMHDIEGIPKNCQILHVEQEVVGDDISALQCHKATKTFSGGWRMRIALARALSIKPDLSLLDKPTNHLDLHVVLWLESYLVKWPKIFIVVSHAREFLNTVVTDILHLQGQQLTAYRGNYDTFERTREEQLKNQQKAFESNERARSHMQSFIDKFRYNAKRASLIQSRIKVL; this is translated from the exons ATGGATGAAGAAAAAGAAGCTCCAAAGAAGAAGCCAGAGCCTGTGGATGGCCCTTTGCTGACTGAGCATGATAAAATGAAGATTGAAAGGAGGAAGAGAAAAGAGGAGCGCCAGAGAGAG GATTTTCTTCTGTCTTTTCGTACGCACGAGAGTGcactttttcttatttttactTTCTTCAGCTCTT GCACAATATCAAACACACTTAGAGGAAATGGAAGCAGTTTAAGCCGGCATGCCTTCT GTCTTGTTGGAAGGAATGGTACTGGTAAAACAACCTTCCTGAGGTACATGGCCATGCATGATATTGAGGGAATTCCCAAGAACTGCCAGATATTACATGTAGAGCAAGAGGTGGTGGGAGATGATATTTCGGCCCTGCAATGT CATAAGGCAACTAAAACTTTTTCTGGAGGATGGAGAATGAGGATAGCGCTTGCTCGTGCCTTGTCTATTAAGCCTGACCTATCACTTCTTGATAAACCAACA AACCATCTCGATCTACATGTTGTCTTGTGGCTGGAATCTTACCTAGTAAAATGGCCAAAGATATTTATCGTGGTTTCGCATGCTAGAgagtttttgaatact GTGGTCACGGATATTCTCCACCTTCAAGGACAACAACTGACTGCTTATCGGGGGAACTATGATACATTTGAGAGAACAAGGGAAGAACAGctcaaaaaccaacaaaaagCATTTGAGTCAAATGAACGAGCAAGATCTCATATGCAG TCATTTATTGACAAGTTCCGCTACAATGCAAAGCGTGCATCTCTTATCCAATCAAGAATCAAGGTGCTCTGA